A genomic stretch from Methanolobus chelungpuianus includes:
- a CDS encoding monomethylamine:corrinoid methyltransferase has translation EKNYATAPQGKTFQECYDVKTITPTDEYVQVYEGARKKLEGLGLVF, from the coding sequence CGAGAAGAACTATGCAACCGCACCTCAAGGCAAGACCTTCCAGGAGTGCTATGACGTCAAGACCATAACACCCACCGACGAGTACGTCCAGGTCTACGAGGGCGCACGCAAGAAACTCGAGGGTCTGGGCCTGGTCTTCTAA